GCCCGCGGGAGGAGTTCGAACGCAGCGCCCTGCCGCGCCAGTTCTCCCCACCCGCGAGCAGGTCGCCCGAGCTCGAATCCGCTCATGCTGGTGGGAGACCCGAGCAGGACGGGAAGTAGCGCCTGCCGTGACTCGGGTCTGACCCGGCAGTGGCTCGATCGTCCCCGGGACGGGTAGAACGTCTCGGAGACGACCGAACGAAAGGGGGCGCCGTGGCCGGTCCCGTGGTCGCCGAGCGGCTGCACGACATCCTGCTGCGGTTGTTCGGTCTGGAAGCGCCCGTCCGCCTGTACGCCTGGGACGGCTCGGTCGCCGGGCCGACCGAGGCACCGGCCGTGCGCGTGCACTCCCGGCGCGCGGTCCGCCGGCTGTTGTGGCGGCCGGACGAACTCGGCCTGGCCCGGGCGTTCGTCGCCGGCGAGATCGAGGTCGACGGCCCGATCCTCACCGCCCTGGAACGCCTCGCGCCGTTCGGCCGCTCGATCGGCGCCCGCCCCGAGCTGACCGCCGCCGACCGCAGCGAGCTGATGCGGGCGGCGGTCTATCTCGGCGCCGTCGGCCCCGCGCCGAAGCCGCCGGAGGAGGAGATCACCGGGGCCGAACGCCGGCATGCCCTGGACCGCGACACCGCGCCGAGCGGGTCGCCGGACAACCCGGTCGGTACGCGGTTCCTGGCGAAGGTGTTCGGCCAGACGCTGATGCTGGGCGCCGGCTACTGGGCCGAGCCGGGCATGTCCCTGGACGACGCGCAACGCGCCGGCCTGCAGCTCGCCTGCCGCAAGCTCGGCCTCACCGACCGGGACGCTGGACAACGCGGCGCCCGGCTGCTCGACGTCGACTGCGGCTGGGGGACGTTCCTCCTGCACGCCGCCGAGCACCACGCGGTGACCGGGCTCGGTATCACCGCCTCCGCCGAACAGGCCGAGCAGGCGACCAAGCGGGCCGTCGACGCCGGGCTCGCCGGGCGGGTGGAGTTCCGGGTCGCGGACTGGCGCGAGGTCGAGGCCGACCCGTTCGACGCGGTCGTGGCGTACGGGCTGGCCGACTACGTGGGCGAGGACCGGCTGGGGGAGTACGCCCGGACGCTGCACGGCCTGCTGCGCCCGGGCGGCCGGCTGCTGGTCAACCAGGTCGGCCGGCGTGGTGAGCCGCTGGCGCAGGAACGCTCCTTCCTGGACGCGTACGTCCATCCCGGCGCCGAACTCCTCCCGATCGGGACCGTCACGAACCTCGTCGAGGGCGCGGGCCTGGAGGTCCGCGACGTGGAGGCGATGCGCGAGCACTACGCCCGCACCCTGCGCGCCTGGGTGGCCAACCTGGAGGGGGCCTGGGACGAGTGCGTGCGGCAGGCCTCACCGGGGCGGGCCCGGATCTGGCTGCTCTACCTCGCGGTGTCCGCGCTGGCCTTCGAGGCCGCCCGGATCTCGGCGTACCAGCTGCTGGTCGTACGCCCGCACACCGACGGCCGGGCACCACTGCCCGCCACCCGGAGCGCCTGGCAACACTAGGCTTGCGGGTGGTCACAGGTCGGTTGTCGGTGATCCGGCGGTCGACCGCGCAGCGCCCCCGTAGCCCAACTGGTCGAGGCGGCCCACTTAAAATGGGCGTCAGTTTGTGGGTTCGAATCCCACCGGGGGCACCCTGGTTTCCCGACCGGAGCGTCACTCCCGGGTCTGCTCCGGGCGTACCTCCAACAGGGTCTTGCCGACGGTGGCGCGCGCCTCGATCGCCGCGTGTGCCTCGGCCGCCCGGGCCAGCTCGAACCGCTGGCCGATCACCGGGTGCAGCCGCCCGTCGGCGGCCGCCCGCAGCGCGCGCTCGGTGAGGTCGCGGACGTCCGCCGGGTCCAGAGCCGGGCGGAGCGTGCGTACGCCGCGTCGCCGCGCCTCCTCTTCCGGAACGTCGGTCCAGGTGCCGCTTGCCAGCCCGAAGCTGAGCATCCGCCCGCCCTCGCCCAGCAGGTCGAACGCCGACCTGCCCAGCGCACCGCCCACGCCGTCGAGTACGAGGTCGACGCCGCCGACGGACTCGCGTACCCGCTCGGTCCAGTCCGGACGGCGGTAGTCGACGGCGACCTTCGCGCCCAGCGCCGTCGCCAACGCGACCTTGCGGTCACCGCCGGCGGCCGCGACGACCTGCGCTCCGGCCGCCGTGGCGAGCTGCACCAGCAGGGTTCCGACGCCGCCGGCGGCGGCGGTCACCAGCACCCGGTCGCCGGACCCGGCCCCGCTCGCGCGCATCAGCCAGGTGGCGGTCCGGCCGTCCGCCAGCAGCGCCACCGCGTCGTCGAGCCGGAGCGGGGCAGGGACCTCCACCAGCCCGTCCGCGGGCACCGCGACGAGTTCGGCGTACGCGCCCGAACCCCCGGTGCTGGTCACCACCCGCCGGCCGGCCAGAGCCGGATCGACGCCGGGCCCGACCGCGCGGACGGTCCCGCCCACGCCGTTGCCGGGGATGGCAGGCAGCTTCGGGGCGAAGGGGCCGGTGCCGGACCGGAGCTGGGTCTCCACGAACGTGATGTTGGCGTACGCCACCTCGACCAGTGCCTGGCCCGGACCGGCCTCGGCGTCCGGCGCCTCACCGGGAACCAGAACCTCCGGCCCCCCGAACTCCTCGACCCACACGGCTCGCATCCGCAGACCTCCAGGCTCGTGCCCTCGTCATCCGTACGGGCACAGCCTGCGACCTTCACCAAGGTTCAGGTCAAGCGACGGCGCAAAGGCGGTGTTATGCGGTCGGGAGTGGCCGAAGGATCAGCCGTCGCGCCGGGCCAGGACGAACACCGGGTGACGCGGAGCGATCCGGGCGAGTTCCTCCGCTGGGGAGTCGGCGTTCACCCCGTCGAAGAACGCTCCGACCTCGGCTTTCCAGCGGTGAAGATAGGCGCGCAGCACCGCCGGTTTGTCGGCGTCGGCGACCTCGGTCGCCAGCCAGTGCTCACGCCGCCGGCCGAGGAGCAGGTCGAGCCGGCCGTCCGCGGCCCGGACGTTGCGTACCCACTGGGCCTGGCCGCGCGGCGCGACGAGGTACTGACGTCCCTCGTGGGTGAGCAGGTTGACCGGCACCCGCCGGGGCTGCCCGCTGCTGCGCCCCCGCACCTCCAGGATCCGACTGCCCCACACGCTCAGCCCGGCCCTCGTGGCGGCGGCCACCAGGGGGTTGAAGACCCGGCGGGTGAACCACCCCGGTGCCTTGTAGTGCCCGCCGCCGACCGGGCCTACGTCCTCAGGCCGTGAGCTCTCCGACATCGCCGTCCTCCCGTGGTCACCGGACTGGCACCCAGCCGGAGTTCGACGCCCATCCTGGCTGTTCGGGCCGTCGGGAAACCAGGACAGGGCGGGCATTCTCGGCGGAATTGCCGCTGGGGGAGGACAAGGACTTTGCCGAGTCATTACTATTGGCGTCACCGTCGAGCCGGCTTGACCGGCCCGGCGTCGTTGTGGATCCGTTCCGCGACCAGTCGGCCCGCGCTTCGCGGGCCGTCCGACCGTCACCGCCTCCGGCGGAGGAGGACTCCAGGATGCAGAGCAAGAACCCGGTGTTCCGGCGCAGCGACGCGTTCCAGTCGGCCGGCGCCGGCGCGGGCCCGAGCGCCGACCAACTGCGGGAGATGTACGACGCACCGTCCTACTCCGGCCCGCGCCGCGACCGGATGACCATCGACGACGTGGTGGCCCGCACCGCGATGACGCTCGGCACCCTGGTCGTGGTGGCCGGCGCGACGTGGTTCCTCACCGGACCCGTGCAGCCGGCGCACTTCGGCTGGCTGATCGGCGCCGCGCTGGTCGGGATGGGCCTCGGCTTCGTCATCGGCATGAAGCACATCACCAACCCGGCGCTGATCCTCGGCTACGCCGCGGTCGAGGGCGTGTTCGTCGGCCTGGCCAGCAAGGTGCTGTCCGCCTATGCCGGCGACACCAACATCGTGGTCCAGGCGGTCCTCGGCACGATGTGCGCCTCGGCCGGCATGCTCGCGGTCTACAAGTTCCGGATCATCCGGGTGACCCCGAAGTTCCAGCGGTTCGTCGTCGCCGCCACCCTCGGGTTCTTCCTGATCGTGGCTGTCAACCTCGTCCTGCGGATGTTCGGCCTCAACCTCGGCGTCAGCGGCCTGGGCGGGCTGGGCCTGGTGTTCGCGATCATCGGCGTGGCGCTGGCCTGCTTCAACCTGCTGCTCGACTTCGACTACGTCGAGAAGGGCATCGCCGCCGGCGCGCCGAGCAAGGACGCGTGGTTCGCGGCGTTCGGGCTCACCGTCACGCTGGTGTGGCTCTACATCGAGCTGCTCCGGATCCTCGCCATCCTGCGTGGCGGCGACTGACCGGCCGGCGGGTGCACCGGATGCACCCGCCGACAACGAAAAGGGCCGCCCGGGAAACTCCCGGGCGGCCCTTTCGTACGCTCTCTCAGCCGGACACCGCCGGCCCCACCCGGTCCATCCGGACGCGGACCAGGCAGCGGCGCTCGCGTTCCATCGCGGCGCGGTAGTCGGCCCAGTCCGGATGCTCACCGGAGACGTCGCGGTAGTAGTCGACCAGCGGCTCCATCGCGTCCGGCAGCGACACGATGTGCGCCTCGCCCTCGACCTGGACCCACGAGCCGTAGAAGGCGTCGGTGAAGACGCAGAGGCTGGCCCGCGGATCACGCCGCAGGTTTCGCACCTTGTACGCCGGCTCGCGGGTGCTGATCACGGCGTACCCCTCGGCGTCCACCCCGACGGTGACCGGGGAGAGCTGGGGCCGCCCGTCCTGGCGAAGCGTGCCCAGAACGGCATGGTGGTGTTCGCGCAGGAACGCCCGCGCGCGCGTCACGTCCATCGGTGCCGCCGGCTCAGTGCCGGGGCCGGGCCGCGACGCTCACCGCGTCCGCGGGGCTCACAGGAAGTTGCGCTGGGCGCGGCGGAGGTCCTGCTCGTGCACGATCGCGGTGGCGTGCCCGTGGGCGATGCCGTACTCGCTGCGCAACCAACTGACCCGATCCTCGAAACGGAGGAACGTGGGTCCGGCCTCCAGCACTCTGATCCACTCGGTGAGATCTCGTCCGGTCGCCTGCGCCAGCCTGGCGCAGAGGTTCTGATGGGTCTCTTCGGAGTGGTGCAGAGCCATGTCGCCCTCCCGAGATCGGGGACAGTCAGTGGTGGACCATGCCCCCGAGCCTGCCTGACGTGCGGGCCGTACACAACCCCCCGCGCGCACCTACCTCGGGCATCCGCCGGACCACCCGGAGAGATCCCTCATGATCGCCCCGTTTCCGTAACCCTCGTTGGCGTCTCGGCACACTCGGGGCGTGGTTCCGGACGGTTCGGCGTACGGGTGGATGCGTCAGGTTTCGTCGGACTGGGCCAGCCGCGGGGGGAAGCCGCCGCGGGCGACCGGACCCCACCTGTCGATGTCGATCTCGATCACGCACTTGCCCTGCCGGCGCATCGCCTCGCGGTATTCGTCCCAGTCGGGGTGCTCGCCGCTGATGCACCGGAAGTACTCCACGAGCGGCTCCACCGCCTCGGGCAGGTCGATCACCCGGGCGGTTCCGTCCACCTGGATGTAGGGGTCGGAGAAACCTTCCGACATCACGCACACGCTGACCCGCGGGTCACGCCGGGCGTTGATCGCCTTGGCCCGCTCGGGGTAGGTGGACACGACGATCCGGTCGTCGGAGTTGAGGCCCAGTGTGACCGGGGAGATCTGCGGCCGGCCGTCGCGCCGGGTGGTGACCAGCACGCCCTGGTGGCGCGTACGGAGGAAGGAGAGCAGGTCGGGGCGCTCGAGGTGCTCGGTGGTGGCGATGGAAGGGCTCATGGCCGGTCAGCCTACGGCCAGCCGAGCCGTTCCGCCGGAACCGTCGGGCCCGGCAGGCGTTCGGGCCGGCGTACGGACCGTCGAGTTCGGTCAGGACAGGCGTTCGAGGACGATCGCCATGCCCTGTCCGCCGCCGACGCACATGGTCTCCAGGCCGAACTGCGCGTCCCGGCTGCGCAGGCCGTTGAGCAGCGTGGTCATGATGCGGGCGCCGGTCATGCCGAACGGGTGGCCGAGCGCGATCGCCCCGCCGTGGACGTTCAGCTTGTCCCAGGGGATGCCGAGGTCCTCGGCCGAGGGAACGACCTGGGCCGCGAACGCCTCGTTGATCTCCACCAGGTCGATGTCGCCGATCCCCAGACCCGCTCGGGCCAGCGCGCGCCGGCTCGCCTCCACCGGGCCGAGGCCCATGATCTCCGGGGACAGCGCGGACGCGGCGGTGGCGACGATCCGGGCGAGCGGGGTGACGCCGAGCCGGCGGGCCTTCTCCGCACTCATGATCACCACCGCGGCGGCGCCGTCGTTGAGCGGGCAGCAGTTGCCCGCGGTGATGGTGCCGCCCGGCCGGAAGACGGGCTCGAGTGTGCCGACCTTCTCCAGGGTGGTGCCGGCGCGCGGCCCGTCGTCGGTCTCGACGAGGGTGCCGTCGGGCAGCGGGTACGGCGTGATCTCGCGGGCGAAGAACCCGCTGCGGATCGCCTCCTCGGCGAGGTTCTGCGAGCGCACGCCGAACTCGTCCTGGACCGCCCGGCTCACCCCGCGCGCGGTGGCGACGTTCTCCGCGGTCTGGCCCATCGCGATGTAGATGTCGGGCAGCTGGTCGTCGGCGCGCGGGTCGTGCCAGACGTCGTTGCTCTCGGCGTACTTGCGGGTGCGTGCCTCCGCCTCGGCGAACAGCGGGTTGTGCGTCTGCACCGGGTCGACACCCGCGCTGCCGAAGCCGGCGTACCGCGACACACACTCCACCCCGGCGGAGACGAACACGTCGCCCTCGCCCGCGCGGATGGCGTGGAAGGCCATCCGCGCCGTCTGGACGCTGGAGGCGCAGAACCGGTTGACGGTCACCGCCGGCAGGGTGTCCAGGCCGAGCTGGACGGCCACCCGGCGGGCCATGTTGCCGCCGTGCTCGTCGCGGGGCTCCGCGCAACCGAGGTGCAGGTCGTCGATCTCCGCGCGGTCCAGCTGGGGGACCTTGGCCAGGGCCGCGTCCACCGCGAAGGCGGCAAGGTCGTCGGGCCGGACGTCCTTCAGCGAGCCCTTGCCGGCCCGCCCGATGGGGGTACGCGCGGTGGCGACGATGACGGCGTCGTTGGCGCTGACCTCGGACATGGGGCCCTCCCTGTGGTCGTCCGGCCGCCATGGTTACCGGCCGGTAATGTCGAGGCTAGTACGCCCGCCCGGTCCTGCTCAACCGGTCCGCTCGCGCAGCTCCACCTGGCGGTGCGGATGCCGGCGCAGCAGCGCCCACCGGCCCCGCGGCCCGCGTTCGTGTCCGGCCACGTCGGTCGCGGCCACCTCGGTGCCGGACGACCGCGCGGCCCGTACGGCGGCGTAGGAGATCGGCAGGATCTGCCCCTCGCCCAGGGGTGTGTCGGCGTCCTCGTCCTCGGGCCAGTAGCCGATCGCGGCGGCGATCGAGGGCAGCAGCGCCACCGCCGCGCTGGCGTAGCCGGCGGCCGAGGGGTGGAAGCGGTCCGGGCCGAACAGCTCCCGCGGCGCCGCGGCGAACTCCGGCCCGAGCAGCGAGCCCAGCGAGACCGTACGCGCGCCGTTCTCCACCACGGCGATGGTCTGCGCCGCCGCCAGCCGCCGGCTCCACATCCGGGCGAGCTGGCGCAGCGGGAACGCCAGCGGCTCGACGGTGCCGAGGTCGGGGCAGGTGCCGACGACGACCTGGCAGCCGGCCTCGCGCAGGCGGCGTACGCCCTGCACGAGCAGGCGTACGGAGTCCGACGGAAGGGTCCGGTGGGTGACGTCGTTGGCGCCGATGATCACCAGGGCGACGTCGGGTTCGACGGCCAGCGCCTGGTCCACCTGGTCCTCCAGGTGCTGGGTCTCCGCGCCGGAGAAGGCGGCGACACTGAGCTGGACGGGCCGGTCGGAAAGGGACGCCAGGCCGGCCGCGAGCAGCGCGCCGGGGGTCTCCTCGGCGGCCTCGGTGCCGAGCCCGCAGGCGGTGGAGTCGCCGAGGACGACGAACGAGATCGGGTCGCCGGCCCCGTCGCCGTAGATGCCGTCGGCGTCCGGCGCCTGGCCGACGGGCTCGCCGATGGTGCGCTTGGCGAGCATCGCCTCGGCGAACAGGATCGCGATCACGGTGCCGCCGAGCAGTCCGGCGCCGCCACCGCCCAGCGCGGCGGCGGCCGCCCACTTTCGTGCGGCGCGAGCCTTGCCCACCTGGACCTCCCTCGAGGTCTTGCCCGTCCGAGGGCCGGTCGAGGGACCGTCGGAGGGCTCCGGTTGATGCTTCTACCCCGTGCGGGGCCGGAACTCTCCCGTTCGCACCGCGTGGCGGTGACGTCGGGATGCCGCACCCGGCCCCCACCACCTAGAGTGCACCCGTGCGGTATCACGAGTCCCTGCAGTCCCTTGTCGGCAACACCCCGTTGGTCCGGTTGACCCGGTCCGCCGAGGGTGTCCGTGGCCTCCTGCTGGCCAAGGTGGAGTACTTCAATCCTGGCGGCAGCGTCAAGGACCGGATCGCGCTGCGCATGGTCGAGGCGGCCGAACGCGAGGGTGCCCTGCGCCCCGGCGGCACGATCGTGGAGCCGACCAGCGGCAACACCGGCGTCGGGCTGGCCATCGTCGCCCAGTCGCGCGGCTACCACTGCGTGTTCGTCTGCCCGGACAAGGTGAGCGAGGACAAGCGCAACGTCCTGCGGGCGTACGGCGCGGAGGTCGTGGTGTGCCCGACCGCCGTACCCCCTGAGCACCCCGACTCCTACTACTCGGTGTCGGACCGGCTGGTGAAGGAGCGCGAGGGGGCCTGGAAGCCGGACCAGTACTCCAACGTCAACAACCCCGAGTCGCACTACGAGGGCACCGGGCCGGAGTTGTGGGAGCAGACCGACGGCCGGATCACGCACTTCGTCGCCGGCATCGGCACCGGCGGCACGATCAGCGGTGTCGGGCGTTACCTCAAGGAGGTCTCCGGCGGCCGGGTGCAGATCATCGGCGCCGACCCGGAGGGCTCGGTCTACTCCGGCGGGAGCGGCCGGCCCTACCTCGTCGAGGGTGTGGGCGAGGACTTCTGGCCGACCACGTACGACCGGACCATCTGCGACCGGATCATCGCGGTGTCCGACCACGACTCGTTCACGATGACCCGCCGGCTCGCCCGCGAGGAGGGGCTGCTGGTCGGCGGCTCGTCCGGGATGGCGGTGGTCGCCGCGGCCCAGGTCGCCCGGGAGGCCGGCGAGGACGCCGTGGTCGTTGTGCTGCTGCCCGACGGCGGCCGCGGCTACATGTCGAAGGTGTTCGACGACGCGTGGCTCACCCACTACGGCTTCCTGCGCGGGCAGAGCAACGACTCCGTGGGGGACGTCCTGCGGCGCAAGACCGGGACGATGCCCTCGCTGGTACACACCCACCCCAACGAGACGATCGCCGAGGCGATCGACATCCTGCGGGAGTACGCCGTCTCGCAGATGCCGGTCGTGCGGGCCGAGCCGCCGGTGATGGCGGCCGAGGTCGCCGGCGCGGTGCACGAACGCGACCTGCTGGAGGCGTTGTTCTCCGGGCACGCCAAGCTGGCCGACCGGGTGGAGCAGCACCTGTCGCCGCCACTGCCCCAGCTCGGTGCCGGCGAGCCGGTCTCCGCCGCGGTGCGGCTGCTGGAGACCGCGGACGCGATCCTCGTGCTCGACGACGGCAAGCCGGCGGGCGTCCTCACCCGGCAGGACCTGCTCGAGCACCTCGCGGCCGGGGAGTAGCCGGCGCGGCCCCTTGGCTCACTCCGGGTCGAGGACCGCGGCGAGTGCCTTCCACCGGGCGATCTCGCATCCGTTCTTCTTGTCGTACGACGCCTGGACGCGTTGTCCCCGCCAGGTGCCCTCGATGACCGCCCGCTGCGGCCCGCCGTAGATCTGGGTGCACATCGCGTCGCGGGGAACGGGCTCGAACGGCCGGCGCGCCGCCTCGATCGCGGCGACCGCGGCCTCGGGGCGGGGATGGGTGCCGGCCGGCGGGGCCTCGGTGAGCTCGAACGTCCGCGGCTCGGCGCCGGGGCTGTCCCACACGGTGACGGTGAGCCGGGTCGGGTTCTCGGTCGGCTTCTCGGACGAGTTGTCGGACGAGCTGTCGGGTGTCGGCATGCGTCCCATTGAACTGCGGTGTCAACGCAGGTGGGGGAGGACCGCGCCGAGGATCACCTCGATCCGGCGGCGGAGTTCGGCCTCGTCCACGCCCGGCCTGCCGCGGATGATCTGGTCGTAGAGCAGGCCGTCGAGCAGCGCGACCAGCAGCGGCCCGTCGCGGTCGGGATCGGGGCCGCCCGCCGCGGCCAGGAGTTCGCGCGCTCCGCCGACGAACCGCGCGCTCGCGGTGTCCAGCAGTTCGTGCAGCTCGGCGTGGTGGCGGCCCTCCAGGTAGAGGGCGTAGCGCGCCCGCAGGCGTTGCCGTCCCGGACCGAGCCAGTGGGTGAACAGCCGGGCCCAGCCCGCCGCCATCGCGGCCAGGTCGGTGGCCCGCACCGACGCCTCGTCGTCGAAGGGGAGGTACGTCGCGGAGTCGGCGGCGTCCAGGTCGATCAGCCGCTGCAGGATCGCCTGCAGCAACGCCACCCGGGTGCGGAAGTAGTAGCTGGCCGAACCCGCCGGCACCTCCGCCCGGGCGTCGACCGCACGGTGGGTGAGCCCGCGCAGGCCGGAGTCGGCGACCACCGTGATCGCGGCATCCAGCAGGGCGTCGGCCCGTGCCGTACGGACGGCGGGACGGGCGGGTTGGCGGTCGGGTTGGCCGCCGGGCCGTCGTCGAGCGGGTCGCGGTGCGTCGGGCGTCACGTCCGGAACCCTACCCACCACCCCTCTACAGCTGTAGTGTGACCGCGACACCT
This Actinopolymorpha cephalotaxi DNA region includes the following protein-coding sequences:
- a CDS encoding zinc-binding dehydrogenase, translating into MRAVWVEEFGGPEVLVPGEAPDAEAGPGQALVEVAYANITFVETQLRSGTGPFAPKLPAIPGNGVGGTVRAVGPGVDPALAGRRVVTSTGGSGAYAELVAVPADGLVEVPAPLRLDDAVALLADGRTATWLMRASGAGSGDRVLVTAAAGGVGTLLVQLATAAGAQVVAAAGGDRKVALATALGAKVAVDYRRPDWTERVRESVGGVDLVLDGVGGALGRSAFDLLGEGGRMLSFGLASGTWTDVPEEEARRRGVRTLRPALDPADVRDLTERALRAAADGRLHPVIGQRFELARAAEAHAAIEARATVGKTLLEVRPEQTRE
- a CDS encoding SGNH/GDSL hydrolase family protein; the protein is MGKARAARKWAAAAALGGGGAGLLGGTVIAILFAEAMLAKRTIGEPVGQAPDADGIYGDGAGDPISFVVLGDSTACGLGTEAAEETPGALLAAGLASLSDRPVQLSVAAFSGAETQHLEDQVDQALAVEPDVALVIIGANDVTHRTLPSDSVRLLVQGVRRLREAGCQVVVGTCPDLGTVEPLAFPLRQLARMWSRRLAAAQTIAVVENGARTVSLGSLLGPEFAAAPRELFGPDRFHPSAAGYASAAVALLPSIAAAIGYWPEDEDADTPLGEGQILPISYAAVRAARSSGTEVAATDVAGHERGPRGRWALLRRHPHRQVELRERTG
- a CDS encoding TetR/AcrR family transcriptional regulator, producing the protein MTPDAPRPARRRPGGQPDRQPARPAVRTARADALLDAAITVVADSGLRGLTHRAVDARAEVPAGSASYYFRTRVALLQAILQRLIDLDAADSATYLPFDDEASVRATDLAAMAAGWARLFTHWLGPGRQRLRARYALYLEGRHHAELHELLDTASARFVGGARELLAAAGGPDPDRDGPLLVALLDGLLYDQIIRGRPGVDEAELRRRIEVILGAVLPHLR
- a CDS encoding PPOX class F420-dependent oxidoreductase — protein: MDVTRARAFLREHHHAVLGTLRQDGRPQLSPVTVGVDAEGYAVISTREPAYKVRNLRRDPRASLCVFTDAFYGSWVQVEGEAHIVSLPDAMEPLVDYYRDVSGEHPDWADYRAAMERERRCLVRVRMDRVGPAVSG
- a CDS encoding SSI family serine proteinase inhibitor produces the protein MPTPDSSSDNSSEKPTENPTRLTVTVWDSPGAEPRTFELTEAPPAGTHPRPEAAVAAIEAARRPFEPVPRDAMCTQIYGGPQRAVIEGTWRGQRVQASYDKKNGCEIARWKALAAVLDPE
- a CDS encoding PPOX class F420-dependent oxidoreductase, translated to MSPSIATTEHLERPDLLSFLRTRHQGVLVTTRRDGRPQISPVTLGLNSDDRIVVSTYPERAKAINARRDPRVSVCVMSEGFSDPYIQVDGTARVIDLPEAVEPLVEYFRCISGEHPDWDEYREAMRRQGKCVIEIDIDRWGPVARGGFPPRLAQSDET
- a CDS encoding Bax inhibitor-1/YccA family protein; the protein is MQSKNPVFRRSDAFQSAGAGAGPSADQLREMYDAPSYSGPRRDRMTIDDVVARTAMTLGTLVVVAGATWFLTGPVQPAHFGWLIGAALVGMGLGFVIGMKHITNPALILGYAAVEGVFVGLASKVLSAYAGDTNIVVQAVLGTMCASAGMLAVYKFRIIRVTPKFQRFVVAATLGFFLIVAVNLVLRMFGLNLGVSGLGGLGLVFAIIGVALACFNLLLDFDYVEKGIAAGAPSKDAWFAAFGLTVTLVWLYIELLRILAILRGGD
- a CDS encoding acetyl-CoA C-acetyltransferase, which codes for MSEVSANDAVIVATARTPIGRAGKGSLKDVRPDDLAAFAVDAALAKVPQLDRAEIDDLHLGCAEPRDEHGGNMARRVAVQLGLDTLPAVTVNRFCASSVQTARMAFHAIRAGEGDVFVSAGVECVSRYAGFGSAGVDPVQTHNPLFAEAEARTRKYAESNDVWHDPRADDQLPDIYIAMGQTAENVATARGVSRAVQDEFGVRSQNLAEEAIRSGFFAREITPYPLPDGTLVETDDGPRAGTTLEKVGTLEPVFRPGGTITAGNCCPLNDGAAAVVIMSAEKARRLGVTPLARIVATAASALSPEIMGLGPVEASRRALARAGLGIGDIDLVEINEAFAAQVVPSAEDLGIPWDKLNVHGGAIALGHPFGMTGARIMTTLLNGLRSRDAQFGLETMCVGGGQGMAIVLERLS
- a CDS encoding DUF4287 domain-containing protein; this translates as MALHHSEETHQNLCARLAQATGRDLTEWIRVLEAGPTFLRFEDRVSWLRSEYGIAHGHATAIVHEQDLRRAQRNFL
- a CDS encoding cystathionine beta-synthase; translation: MRYHESLQSLVGNTPLVRLTRSAEGVRGLLLAKVEYFNPGGSVKDRIALRMVEAAEREGALRPGGTIVEPTSGNTGVGLAIVAQSRGYHCVFVCPDKVSEDKRNVLRAYGAEVVVCPTAVPPEHPDSYYSVSDRLVKEREGAWKPDQYSNVNNPESHYEGTGPELWEQTDGRITHFVAGIGTGGTISGVGRYLKEVSGGRVQIIGADPEGSVYSGGSGRPYLVEGVGEDFWPTTYDRTICDRIIAVSDHDSFTMTRRLAREEGLLVGGSSGMAVVAAAQVAREAGEDAVVVVLLPDGGRGYMSKVFDDAWLTHYGFLRGQSNDSVGDVLRRKTGTMPSLVHTHPNETIAEAIDILREYAVSQMPVVRAEPPVMAAEVAGAVHERDLLEALFSGHAKLADRVEQHLSPPLPQLGAGEPVSAAVRLLETADAILVLDDGKPAGVLTRQDLLEHLAAGE
- a CDS encoding nitroreductase/quinone reductase family protein; its protein translation is MSESSRPEDVGPVGGGHYKAPGWFTRRVFNPLVAAATRAGLSVWGSRILEVRGRSSGQPRRVPVNLLTHEGRQYLVAPRGQAQWVRNVRAADGRLDLLLGRRREHWLATEVADADKPAVLRAYLHRWKAEVGAFFDGVNADSPAEELARIAPRHPVFVLARRDG
- a CDS encoding SAM-dependent methyltransferase; this encodes MAGPVVAERLHDILLRLFGLEAPVRLYAWDGSVAGPTEAPAVRVHSRRAVRRLLWRPDELGLARAFVAGEIEVDGPILTALERLAPFGRSIGARPELTAADRSELMRAAVYLGAVGPAPKPPEEEITGAERRHALDRDTAPSGSPDNPVGTRFLAKVFGQTLMLGAGYWAEPGMSLDDAQRAGLQLACRKLGLTDRDAGQRGARLLDVDCGWGTFLLHAAEHHAVTGLGITASAEQAEQATKRAVDAGLAGRVEFRVADWREVEADPFDAVVAYGLADYVGEDRLGEYARTLHGLLRPGGRLLVNQVGRRGEPLAQERSFLDAYVHPGAELLPIGTVTNLVEGAGLEVRDVEAMREHYARTLRAWVANLEGAWDECVRQASPGRARIWLLYLAVSALAFEAARISAYQLLVVRPHTDGRAPLPATRSAWQH